One window from the genome of Paramisgurnus dabryanus chromosome 24, PD_genome_1.1, whole genome shotgun sequence encodes:
- the LOC135740978 gene encoding sialoadhesin-like: MMNSRLSSLILLLHIQGSLTLDSFTVSCDKTNICAVRGAQMTVWCSYSNINIKTVFWFSQKHKTNWRNKDEPEDLTLDSDYSGRVDQRITEDYIELTISDLRERDSGEYQLMFIMKDGVKHLSSVTVNLTVTVQQVKMNPEPADKVKLICDSSCNRTSENYYWYKNGRYLNDEKSKSIFVSSSGNTDSYFCSTDGNPSSSVCVSNSGCWVVTYTSTRVCALVGSTVDIHSSYSHPTRYTVKKTYWDNFNFVSKFKDLREVHQFSSHVESVGNTLRIKDVNMSDSGLYRFRIITNISDKITGYPGVFLTVTDTQVISRPNPVIDGEKVILSCSTKCTLDNKHTYIWYKNGQQVTDGLRLLNKLYLNSINSEELQEYSCTVGGNTTSHHTSDFSIQ, from the exons ATGATGAACTCCAGACTCTCATCTCTGATCCTGCTGTTACACATTCAAG GGTCTTTAACATTGGACAGCTTTACTGTGAGCTGtgataaaacaaatatttgtgCTGTGAGAGGGGCACAGATGACAGTCTGGTGCTCTTACTCAAACATCAACATCAAAACTGTGTTCTGGTTcagccaaaaacacaaaacaaactgGAGAAACAAAGATGAACCTGAAGATTTGACTTTAGATTCAGATTACTCAGGACGAGTGGATCAGCGAATCACTGAAGACTACATAGAACTCACAATATCAgatctgagagagagagacagtggaGAATATCAGCTCATGTTCATTATGAAGGATGGAGTTAAACATCTCAGCTCAGTCACAGTCAATCTAACAGTCACAG ttcaACAGGTGAAGATGAATCCTGAACCTGCAGATAAAGTAAAACTGATCTGTGATTCTTCCTGCAATCGGACATCTGAAAATTACTACTGGTACAAAAATGGACGATATTTAAACGATGAAAAATCAAAATCCATATTTGTGTCATCCAGTGGAAACACTGACAGCTATTTCTGCTCTACAGATGGCAATCCCTCTTCATCTGTGT GTGTTTCTAACAGTGGCTGTTGGGTTGTGACTTACACCTCTACAAGAGTTTGTGCTTTAGTGGGATCAACAGTAGATATTCACTCTTCATACTCACATCCCACTCGATATACAGTAAAGAAAACATACTGGGATAACTTTAACTTTGTTTCAAAATTCAAAGATCTGCGTGAGGTTCATCAGTTTTCTAGTCATGTGGAGTCTGTGGGAAACACACTGAGAATCAAAGACGTAAACATGAGTGACTCTGGTTTATATCGATTTAGGATCATCACTAACATATCAGATAAAATTACTGGTTATCCTGGAGTCTTTCTTACTGTTACAG ATACACAGGTGATAAGTAGACCAAACCCTGTGATAGATGGAGAAAAAGTGATATTAAGCTGTTCAACCAAATGCACTCTGGATAACAAACATACTTACATCTGGTATAAGAATGGACAACAGGTAACAGATGGATTGAGATTATTAAACAAGCTGTACCTGAACTCAATCAACAGTGAGGAGCTACAAGAGTATTCATGTACTGTAGGAGGTAACACAACATCTCATCATACATCTGACTTTAGTATACAATGA
- the LOC135740974 gene encoding uncharacterized protein, with product MNPESTDEVNLICDSSCNLTSENYYWYKNEQLFAASKSLIVSSRGNTDSYSCSQYIYGKNTQSSSVCLSNSGCWGVTYTSTRVCALVGSTVDIHSSYSHPTGYTVKKTYWDYIDIKFKDLREVHQFAGHVEFVGNTLRIKDVNTSDCGIYRFRIVSNTLDEFSGSSGVFFTVTDTQVISSPNPVIDGEKVILSCSTECTLDYKHTYIWYKNGQQVTDGLRLLNKLYLKSINSEELQEYSCTVRETISVFCHLRVCLLVFLPQFLILGALWIWFFISKNKLKSKNRTDDKHEENQMVHMSVCRSAELLE from the exons ATGAATCCTGAATCTACAGATGAAGTAAATCTGATCTGTGATTCTTCCTGCAATCTCACATCGGAAAATTATTACTGGTACAAGAATGAACAATTATTTGCAGCTAGCAAATCCTTAATCGTGTCATCCAGAGGAAACACTGACAGCTATTCCTGCTCTCAGTACATATATGGCAAAAACACTCAATCCTCTTCTGTGT GTCTTTCTAACAGTGGGTGTTGGGGTGTGACTTACACCTCTACAAGAGTTTGTGCTTTAGTGGGATCAACAGTAGATATTCACTCTTCATACTCACATCCCACTGGATATACAGTAAAGAAAACATACTGGGATTACATTGATATAAAATTCAAAGATCTGCGTGAGGTTCATCAGTTTGCTGGTCATGTGGAGTTTGTTGGAAACACACTGAGAATCAAAGACGTCAACACGAGTGATTGTGGTATATATCGATTCAGGATCGTCAGTAACACATTAGATGAATTTTCTGGTTCTTCTGGAGTTTTTTTTACTGTTACAG ATACACAGGTGATAAGCAGCCCAAACCCTGTGATAGATGGAGAAAAAGTGATATTAAGCTGTTCAACCGAATGCACTCTGGATTACAAACATACTTACATCTGGTATAAGAATGGACAACAGGTAACAGATGGATTGAGATTATTAAACAAGCTGTACCTGAAGTCAATCAACAGTGAGGAGCTACAAGAGTATTCATGTACTGTAAGAG AAACAATCTCAGTGTTTTGTCATCTCAGAGTCTGTCTGCTGGTGTTTCTGCCTCAGTTTCTCATTTTAGGAGCTCTGTGGATTTG GTTTTTCATCAGCAAGAACAAATTAAAATCTAAAAACAGAACTGATGACAAACATGAAGAG AATCAAATGGTGCACATGTCTGTGTGTAGATCAGCTGAACTGTTGGAGTGA